One window from the genome of Erwinia sorbitola encodes:
- the amiC gene encoding N-acetylmuramoyl-L-alanine amidase AmiC, with amino-acid sequence MTDSTSLNRRRLLQGAGAAWLLSISRVGMAASSHVVAIRLWPSSTYSRLTIESSTPLKYKQFALSNPERVVVDIENTRLNSTLNSVGNLVRRDDPYIKNARVGQFDPNTVRLVLELKQNVAPRIFTLAPVAGIKNRLVLDLYPATTQQHNDDPLLALLEDYNKGDLERSQPAAAPLPGKAGRDRPIVIMIDPGHGGEDSGAVGKHKTREKDVVLKIGRRLKALIDKQPNMRAYMTRNEDVFIPLKVRVAKARKQRADLFISIHADAFTSRAARGSSVFALSTKGATSTAARFLAKSQNESDLIGGVSKSGDRYLDHTMFDMVQSLTINDSLKFGKEVLSRMGKINHLHKRTVDQAGFAVLKAPDIPSILVETAFISNIEEERKLRTARFQNQVAASILAGIKAYFASGAPIAPRK; translated from the coding sequence ATGACCGATTCAACATCACTTAACCGGCGGCGGTTATTACAAGGGGCAGGAGCTGCCTGGTTACTTAGTATCAGCCGTGTGGGTATGGCTGCCAGCAGCCATGTCGTGGCGATTCGCCTCTGGCCCTCATCGACCTATTCCCGTCTGACTATTGAGTCCAGCACGCCGCTTAAGTATAAGCAGTTTGCTTTGAGCAATCCCGAGCGTGTAGTGGTGGATATTGAAAATACCCGCCTTAATTCAACGCTGAACAGCGTCGGTAATCTGGTTCGCCGTGACGACCCCTATATAAAAAATGCCCGTGTTGGCCAGTTTGACCCAAATACCGTCCGCCTGGTGCTTGAGTTAAAGCAAAACGTCGCGCCGCGCATCTTCACCCTGGCCCCGGTTGCCGGGATCAAAAACCGTCTGGTGCTGGATCTCTATCCGGCCACTACCCAGCAGCACAATGATGATCCGCTACTGGCGTTGCTGGAAGATTACAACAAGGGCGATCTTGAACGTAGCCAGCCGGCGGCCGCGCCGCTGCCGGGTAAAGCAGGCCGGGATCGTCCGATTGTCATTATGATCGATCCCGGTCATGGCGGGGAAGATTCCGGCGCGGTGGGCAAGCATAAAACCCGAGAGAAAGACGTGGTGCTGAAGATTGGCCGCCGTCTGAAAGCCCTGATCGATAAGCAGCCGAATATGCGTGCTTACATGACGCGCAATGAAGATGTGTTTATTCCCCTGAAAGTACGGGTGGCAAAGGCGCGCAAGCAGCGGGCCGATCTGTTTATTTCGATTCATGCAGATGCATTCACCAGCCGTGCGGCGCGCGGTTCATCAGTATTTGCGCTGTCGACAAAAGGAGCGACCAGTACCGCTGCCCGCTTTCTGGCAAAGTCGCAGAATGAGTCAGATCTGATTGGTGGTGTAAGCAAGAGTGGCGACCGTTATCTCGATCACACCATGTTTGATATGGTGCAGAGCCTGACGATTAACGATAGTCTGAAATTTGGTAAAGAAGTGCTGTCGCGTATGGGAAAGATAAACCATCTTCATAAGCGTACGGTGGATCAGGCTGGTTTTGCGGTATTGAAAGCGCCGGATATTCCATCGATTCTGGTGGAGACTGCGTTTATCAGTAATATCGAAGAGGAGCGTAAGCTGCGCACCGCGCGTTTTCAGAATCAGGTGGCGGCTTCGATTCTGGCAGGAATTAAAGCGTATTTTGCCAGCGGTGCACCGATCGCGCCGCGTAAATAA
- the recD gene encoding exodeoxyribonuclease V subunit alpha: MTLTEGLQQAQRLRLLRPLDVQFAQMVASAEQPALMLAAALVSRDAGEGHVCLPLDQLYPEAFFAGRHTDLAQALWQAAGAPQDWADYLLAQSAVGDGKSATPLVLHQQRLYLHRMWQSEGEVAQFVQRQQHSVALDEVQMRQTLDRYFGQQPDDWQKIAAAVALTRQVAVISGGPGTGKTTTVAKLLASLIELSATSPRIELAAPTGKAAARLTESLGKTLQELKLDDAIRNSFPGEATTLHRLLGALPGSQRMRYHRGNPLHLDVLVVDEASMVDLPMLANLIAALPAQARVIFLGDRDQLASVEAGAVLGDICRCAESGYSMERAAELTRLTGCDVSGREDASASEVRDIICLLRKSYRFTESSGIGQLAQAVNAGEVKRVEQVFSGGFSDIRRQTLSSSEDYQQLLDECVAGYRGYLQRLSSGAEPAEVLAEFGRFQLLCALREGPFGVSGLNDRIEQSLRQAGLIRRNIAVNGKWFVGRPVMIARNDRALGLFNGDIGIAMLDEEQQLKVFFPLPDGSIKAVQPSRLPPHDSAWAMTVHKSQGSEFDHTLMVLPNQVLPVLTRELVYTAITRAKRQLTLYADKAVFNSAVKMRTQRRSGLVDRLTQV; encoded by the coding sequence ATGACGCTGACAGAAGGTTTACAGCAGGCGCAGCGTCTGCGGCTGCTGCGTCCGCTCGACGTTCAGTTTGCTCAGATGGTGGCGAGCGCGGAGCAACCCGCGCTGATGCTGGCTGCTGCGCTGGTGAGCCGCGACGCCGGGGAAGGTCACGTCTGCCTGCCTCTCGACCAGTTATATCCTGAGGCTTTTTTTGCCGGGCGACATACCGACCTGGCGCAGGCGTTATGGCAGGCTGCCGGGGCACCGCAGGACTGGGCTGATTATTTACTGGCGCAAAGTGCGGTCGGTGACGGAAAGTCAGCCACACCGCTGGTGCTGCATCAGCAGCGCCTCTATCTGCACCGGATGTGGCAGAGCGAAGGGGAAGTGGCGCAATTTGTTCAGCGTCAGCAGCACTCTGTGGCGCTGGATGAGGTGCAGATGCGTCAGACGCTGGATCGTTATTTCGGGCAGCAGCCGGACGATTGGCAGAAGATCGCCGCCGCAGTGGCGCTCACCCGCCAGGTTGCGGTGATTTCCGGCGGGCCGGGTACCGGCAAGACCACCACGGTGGCGAAACTGCTTGCCAGCCTGATTGAGCTGTCGGCGACGTCACCACGAATTGAGCTGGCGGCTCCAACCGGGAAAGCGGCGGCAAGACTGACGGAATCGCTGGGTAAAACGCTACAGGAACTGAAGCTGGATGACGCTATCCGCAACAGTTTTCCCGGTGAGGCAACGACGCTGCACCGCCTGTTGGGCGCGCTACCGGGCAGCCAGCGCATGCGTTATCACCGGGGGAATCCGCTGCATCTTGACGTGCTGGTGGTGGATGAAGCTTCAATGGTGGATCTGCCGATGCTGGCTAACCTGATCGCCGCGTTGCCTGCACAGGCGCGAGTCATCTTCCTTGGTGACCGCGATCAGCTCGCCTCGGTGGAAGCTGGTGCCGTACTGGGGGATATTTGCCGCTGTGCCGAATCCGGTTACAGCATGGAGCGTGCCGCTGAACTGACGCGCCTCACGGGCTGCGATGTATCCGGACGTGAGGATGCCAGCGCTTCGGAGGTTCGCGATATAATCTGCCTGCTGCGTAAAAGCTATCGATTCACCGAATCATCAGGAATTGGTCAGCTTGCACAGGCAGTCAACGCCGGAGAGGTGAAGCGGGTAGAGCAGGTATTCAGCGGTGGTTTTAGTGATATCCGTCGTCAGACTTTAAGCAGCAGCGAGGATTATCAGCAGCTGCTGGATGAGTGTGTGGCTGGTTATCGCGGCTATCTGCAACGCCTGTCATCAGGCGCGGAGCCTGCTGAGGTTCTGGCAGAGTTTGGCCGTTTCCAGCTGCTGTGTGCTCTGCGCGAAGGGCCGTTTGGCGTATCAGGGCTGAATGACCGTATTGAGCAGTCGCTGCGTCAGGCGGGGCTTATCCGTCGCAATATTGCCGTAAATGGCAAATGGTTTGTCGGGCGGCCAGTGATGATCGCCCGCAACGATCGTGCGTTGGGGCTGTTTAACGGCGATATCGGCATTGCGATGCTGGACGAAGAGCAGCAGCTCAAGGTGTTCTTCCCATTGCCTGATGGCAGCATCAAAGCTGTGCAGCCGAGCCGCCTGCCGCCGCATGATAGCGCCTGGGCGATGACGGTGCATAAGTCTCAGGGCTCTGAGTTTGATCATACGCTGATGGTGTTGCCAAATCAGGTGTTGCCGGTGCTGACGCGTGAACTGGTGTATACCGCCATCACCCGCGCTAAACGGCAGCTGACGTTATATGCAGATAAAGCAGTGTTTAACAGCGCCGTGAAGATGCGTACGCAGAGGCGTAGCGGCCTGGTGGATCGGTTAACGCAGGTGTAG
- the recB gene encoding exodeoxyribonuclease V subunit beta, with protein sequence MNQQAPERLEPLTLPLHGERLIEASAGTGKTFTIGLLYLRLLLGLGGESAFGRPLSVEEILVVTFTEAATAELRGRIRANIHELRIACIRGESRNPMLAALMAEVTDLSHAASMLLAAERQMDEAGIFTIHGFCQRMLNLNAFESGMLFEQDLIEDETPLRRRATADFWRRHCYPLPLPVARVVRQLWDGPEQLLKTLSPWLGGEAPALKSAPAADETLEQRHEKIIAQINQIKQAWLAAEDLQSLVESSGVDKRSYSSKHLPNWLDKITQWAQTETQDYEVIKDLERFGQRVLSDKTKKGEPPRHPLFDQIDAFLAEPLSLRDLVIARALHEVRFVTQQEKRQHAQLGFDDLLGRFDLALQQPAGEALAVAIRQRYPVALIDEFQDTDPQQYRIFHTLYARQSESALLLIGDPKQAIYAFRGADIFTYMKARAEVSAHYTLETNWRSSPAMIDGVNQLFLHHTNPFLFSEIPFITVSAAQPNAELSFSIDGEEQPALQFWLQPGDGVGVSDYQQFMARQCAAEIRRWLSAGQQGTALIGKPGKQQPVRASDITILVRSRSEASVMREALNGLAIPSVYLSNRDSVFTTPEAREMLWLLQAVLAPEQERVLRSALASSLLGLDARALDTLNQDERAWDALVDEFTDYRQRWLKRGVLPMLRELMVKRHIAENLLASDSGERRLTDLLHLGELLQEAAASLDSEHALVRWLAQQVEQPDGQVANQQLRLESDRHLVQIVTIHKSKGLQYPLVWLPFIANFREADDGVYHDRQTFEALLDLQQGEESVALAEQERLAEDLRLLYVALTRSVYHCSVGVAPLIKGTRKKEGNSDLHRSALGYLIQRGEPADAGGLQTALLTLQSKGTAVTLPQEPDDTVWQPQREDPQALSSQQLQRSLRDDWRVTSYSGLQQHGHSPALDLLPRLDVDASGEASDELLPQLTPHSFPRGAAPGTFLHGLFETLEFTAPLDDEWLALQLSSQGLDEAWHPVMRDWIERILHTPLNEDGVSLDQLAPDVRRVELQFYLPISRLLTAAALDQVVRQDPLSASCPPLDFYQVQGMLKGFIDLVFCWQGKYYLLDYKSNWLGEDSAAYTRQAMEQAMQSHRYDLQYQLYTLALHRYLRHRLADYDYERHFGGVIYLFLRGLDGAEGSNGIYSTRPQADFVTALDRLFANDAEHTA encoded by the coding sequence ATGAACCAGCAGGCGCCTGAAAGGCTTGAGCCGTTAACTCTGCCGCTACACGGTGAGCGCCTGATTGAGGCGTCCGCCGGAACGGGAAAAACCTTTACCATCGGGCTACTTTATCTGCGCCTGCTGTTGGGGCTGGGCGGGGAGTCAGCATTCGGCCGCCCGCTATCGGTGGAAGAGATTCTGGTGGTGACGTTTACCGAGGCGGCGACGGCTGAGTTGCGAGGGCGTATCCGCGCCAATATTCATGAGCTGCGTATTGCCTGTATTCGTGGTGAAAGCCGTAATCCGATGCTGGCAGCCCTGATGGCTGAAGTGACTGATTTATCACATGCGGCCTCCATGCTGCTGGCTGCCGAACGGCAGATGGATGAAGCGGGTATTTTTACTATTCACGGTTTCTGTCAGCGCATGCTCAATCTCAACGCTTTTGAGTCGGGTATGCTGTTTGAACAGGATCTGATTGAGGATGAAACTCCGCTGCGCCGCCGGGCGACGGCGGATTTCTGGCGCCGTCACTGCTATCCGCTGCCGCTGCCGGTAGCTCGTGTGGTTCGTCAGCTGTGGGATGGCCCGGAGCAGCTGCTAAAAACGCTGTCGCCATGGCTGGGCGGTGAGGCACCAGCGCTGAAATCCGCTCCGGCAGCCGATGAAACGCTGGAACAGCGCCATGAGAAGATCATCGCGCAAATCAACCAGATTAAACAGGCATGGCTGGCGGCAGAGGATTTACAGTCGTTGGTGGAGTCCTCCGGAGTCGATAAGCGCAGTTACAGTAGTAAGCACTTACCTAACTGGCTGGATAAAATTACCCAGTGGGCACAGACAGAAACTCAGGACTATGAAGTTATCAAAGATCTTGAGCGGTTTGGGCAGCGCGTGCTGTCAGATAAAACAAAAAAGGGTGAGCCGCCGCGCCATCCATTATTTGACCAGATTGATGCTTTCCTCGCTGAGCCACTCTCGCTGCGCGATCTTGTAATTGCCAGGGCGTTGCATGAAGTGCGTTTTGTGACTCAGCAGGAGAAACGTCAGCATGCCCAGCTTGGCTTTGATGACCTGCTGGGGCGCTTTGATTTAGCGCTTCAGCAACCGGCTGGTGAAGCGCTGGCGGTGGCTATCCGTCAGCGTTATCCGGTGGCACTGATTGATGAGTTCCAGGATACCGATCCCCAGCAATACCGTATTTTTCATACACTCTACGCGCGCCAGTCTGAGAGCGCGCTATTGCTGATCGGTGACCCGAAACAGGCAATCTACGCCTTCCGCGGTGCGGATATCTTTACCTATATGAAAGCGCGGGCTGAAGTTAGCGCCCACTATACGCTTGAGACCAATTGGCGCTCATCACCGGCGATGATTGACGGCGTAAACCAGCTGTTTTTGCACCATACTAACCCCTTCTTATTCAGCGAAATTCCGTTTATCACCGTAAGCGCGGCTCAACCCAATGCAGAGCTGAGTTTTAGCATTGATGGTGAAGAGCAGCCGGCTTTGCAGTTCTGGCTTCAGCCAGGTGATGGCGTGGGAGTGAGTGATTACCAACAGTTTATGGCGCGCCAGTGTGCGGCGGAAATCCGCCGCTGGTTAAGCGCCGGGCAGCAGGGCACTGCACTGATTGGCAAGCCCGGCAAACAGCAGCCGGTACGCGCCTCGGATATAACTATTCTGGTGCGCAGCCGCAGCGAGGCTTCGGTAATGCGCGAGGCGCTAAACGGACTGGCGATCCCCTCAGTGTATCTTTCAAACCGCGACAGCGTATTTACCACTCCTGAAGCCCGCGAGATGCTGTGGCTGTTACAGGCGGTGCTTGCACCTGAGCAGGAGCGTGTTCTGCGCAGTGCACTGGCCAGCAGCCTGCTTGGCCTTGATGCCCGTGCGCTGGATACCCTTAACCAGGATGAGCGCGCATGGGATGCGCTGGTGGATGAGTTTACCGATTACCGTCAGCGCTGGTTAAAGCGCGGCGTGCTGCCGATGCTGCGTGAACTTATGGTAAAACGCCATATCGCGGAGAATTTGCTGGCATCTGACAGCGGTGAACGTCGCCTGACAGATCTGCTGCATCTGGGGGAGCTGTTGCAGGAGGCCGCCGCCTCTCTCGACAGCGAGCATGCGCTGGTACGCTGGCTTGCCCAACAGGTGGAACAGCCAGATGGTCAGGTGGCTAACCAGCAGCTGCGCCTGGAAAGCGATCGCCACCTTGTGCAGATCGTCACCATCCATAAATCAAAAGGTCTGCAATATCCGCTGGTGTGGCTGCCGTTTATTGCCAATTTCCGCGAGGCAGATGACGGCGTTTATCACGATCGTCAGACTTTTGAAGCGCTGCTTGATTTGCAGCAGGGAGAAGAGAGCGTGGCGCTGGCCGAGCAGGAGAGGCTGGCCGAGGATCTTCGCCTGCTCTACGTGGCGCTGACGCGTTCGGTTTATCACTGTAGTGTTGGCGTTGCGCCACTGATTAAGGGTACCCGAAAGAAAGAGGGTAACAGCGATCTGCACCGCAGCGCATTGGGCTATCTTATTCAGCGGGGGGAGCCGGCTGACGCGGGCGGACTGCAAACGGCATTACTGACGCTGCAAAGCAAGGGGACAGCGGTGACGCTGCCGCAGGAGCCGGACGATACCGTATGGCAGCCGCAGCGTGAAGATCCACAGGCGTTGAGCAGCCAGCAGTTACAGCGTTCACTGCGCGACGACTGGCGAGTGACCAGCTACTCAGGCCTGCAACAGCATGGCCATTCACCGGCGCTGGATCTGTTGCCAAGGCTGGATGTGGATGCCTCTGGTGAGGCCAGCGACGAACTGTTGCCGCAGCTTACACCACACAGTTTCCCACGGGGGGCTGCGCCAGGTACTTTCCTGCACGGGCTGTTTGAAACCCTCGAATTTACTGCTCCGCTGGATGATGAGTGGCTGGCGCTTCAGCTGAGTAGCCAGGGGCTGGACGAGGCCTGGCATCCGGTGATGCGCGACTGGATCGAGCGTATTCTGCATACGCCACTTAATGAGGATGGTGTGAGCCTGGATCAGCTGGCACCTGACGTCAGACGGGTTGAATTACAGTTTTATCTGCCAATTTCGCGTCTGCTGACCGCAGCAGCGCTTGACCAGGTAGTGCGCCAGGATCCACTCTCCGCCAGCTGTCCGCCCCTTGATTTCTATCAGGTTCAGGGGATGCTGAAGGGTTTTATCGACCTGGTATTTTGCTGGCAGGGAAAATATTACCTGCTGGACTATAAATCTAACTGGCTGGGCGAAGACAGCGCTGCCTATACCCGTCAGGCAATGGAGCAGGCGATGCAGTCGCATCGCTACGATTTGCAGTACCAGCTTTATACCCTGGCGCTGCATCGCTATCTGCGCCACCGTCTGGCCGACTATGACTATGAGCGCCATTTCGGTGGCGTGATTTATCTGTTCCTGCGTGGCCTGGACGGGGCAGAGGGCAGCAATGGTATTTACAGCACACGTCCGCAGGCAGATTTTGTCACCGCGCTTGATCGGTTGTTTGCCAACGACGCGGAGCATACAGCATGA
- the ptrA gene encoding pitrilysin, whose product MRRYAVWLACFVSVILFSPLTYAQAGWQPLTETIRKSEKDPRQYQAIKLDNGMTVLLVSDAQATKSLAALTLPVGSLENPTDQLGLAHYLEHMVLMGSKRYPQPDNLAEYLKKHGGSHNASTASYRTAFYLEVENDALQPAVDRMADAIAEPLLDPINADRERHAVNAELTMARSRDGLRMAQVGAETLNPQHPSSRFSGGNLETLRDKPGSKLHDALKAFYQRYYSANLMKAVIYGNQPMSELEKIAAATFGRIENRNATVPEINVPVVTDQQKGVIIHYVPAQPRKQLKIEFRIDNNSDKFRSKTDTLIGYLIGNRSKNTLSDWLQNQGLADSINAGADPMIDRNGGVFSIAISLTDKGQANRDEVIAAVFSYLKTLRTQGIDKRYFDEVSHVLDLDFRYPSITRDMDYIEWLVDTMLRVPVADTLVAPYIADRFDPQAVNARLDGMTPQNARIWFISPKEPHNKTAYFVDAPYQVDRITKQRFNDWQAASDKISLSLPVLNPYIPDDFSLIKADKKYQRPEELVNQKGLRVFYMPSQYYADEPKANITLALRNKASMSTAQNQVLFALNDYLAGVALDELSSQASVGGISFSTSENDGVSFSASGFTQRLPKLMGELLDGYASFTPTQQQLEQAKSWYLERLDAAEKGKAFEMAIQPAQLLSQLPYTQRSERRKLLPGITLQQLLDYRKMLLEQSTPELLVVGNMTPDAVRKLAADVKSQLNCEGSDWWHSQHVTVDKKVLANLQQPGSSTDSALAAVYIPLGIPEYQSMASSAMLSQIIQPWFYNQLRTEEQLGYAVFSFQMPVGRQWGIGFLLQSNVKQPAYLLSRFNAFYPTAEKRLREMSKEDFAQYQAAMINELKQRPQTLDEEAGRYSKDFDRENYHFDTREKVITQVQALTPGALADFFHQAVIAPSGLALLSQVSGSHHGKADYAAPSGWKTWKDLSTLQQSLPVSQDQP is encoded by the coding sequence ATGCGTCGTTATGCAGTTTGGTTAGCTTGTTTTGTTTCCGTCATACTGTTTAGTCCACTGACATATGCTCAGGCAGGCTGGCAGCCTCTCACTGAAACTATCCGCAAAAGTGAGAAAGACCCACGTCAGTATCAGGCAATTAAGCTGGATAACGGTATGACCGTGCTGCTGGTGTCCGACGCACAGGCAACAAAATCACTGGCGGCGTTGACGCTTCCGGTTGGCTCGCTGGAAAACCCAACCGATCAGCTTGGCCTGGCGCACTATCTTGAACATATGGTGCTGATGGGATCAAAGCGCTATCCACAGCCTGATAACCTCGCTGAATATCTCAAAAAGCACGGGGGCAGCCATAATGCCAGCACTGCCTCTTATCGCACCGCGTTCTACCTGGAAGTGGAAAACGATGCGCTGCAACCTGCCGTCGATCGTATGGCTGACGCTATTGCAGAACCACTGCTCGATCCAATCAATGCCGATCGTGAACGCCATGCGGTGAATGCAGAGTTGACGATGGCGCGTTCGCGTGATGGCCTGCGAATGGCGCAGGTTGGCGCTGAAACGCTTAACCCGCAGCATCCGAGTTCACGCTTCTCTGGTGGTAATCTCGAAACCCTGCGTGATAAGCCGGGCAGTAAACTGCATGATGCTCTGAAGGCATTTTATCAGCGTTATTATTCAGCTAATTTAATGAAGGCGGTGATCTACGGTAATCAGCCGATGTCTGAGCTGGAAAAAATTGCCGCAGCTACCTTTGGGCGGATTGAAAATCGTAATGCCACGGTACCGGAGATTAACGTTCCGGTAGTTACCGATCAGCAAAAGGGCGTGATTATTCACTATGTGCCTGCCCAGCCGCGCAAACAGCTGAAAATCGAATTCCGTATCGACAATAACAGCGATAAATTCCGTAGTAAAACCGACACACTGATCGGCTATCTGATTGGTAACCGTAGTAAAAACACGCTGTCAGACTGGCTGCAAAATCAGGGGCTGGCAGACTCCATTAATGCTGGCGCTGACCCGATGATCGACCGTAACGGCGGGGTATTCTCGATTGCTATTTCGCTGACGGACAAAGGCCAGGCTAATCGGGATGAAGTGATCGCCGCGGTGTTCAGCTATCTGAAAACCCTGCGCACTCAGGGCATTGATAAGCGCTATTTCGATGAAGTATCGCACGTGCTGGATCTCGACTTCCGCTACCCTTCGATCACCCGCGATATGGACTACATTGAGTGGCTGGTGGACACGATGCTGCGTGTGCCGGTAGCGGATACGCTGGTTGCTCCTTATATTGCCGATCGGTTCGATCCTCAGGCGGTTAACGCCCGGCTGGATGGCATGACGCCGCAGAATGCACGCATCTGGTTTATCAGCCCGAAAGAGCCGCACAACAAAACCGCCTACTTTGTCGATGCACCTTACCAGGTGGATCGGATTACGAAACAGCGCTTTAACGACTGGCAGGCCGCCAGCGATAAAATCAGCCTGTCGCTGCCGGTACTGAACCCTTATATTCCGGATGATTTCAGCCTGATAAAGGCTGATAAAAAGTATCAGCGGCCTGAAGAACTTGTGAATCAGAAAGGGCTGCGGGTGTTCTATATGCCAAGCCAGTACTACGCCGATGAACCTAAAGCCAATATCACGCTGGCACTGCGTAATAAGGCATCAATGAGCACGGCGCAAAATCAGGTGCTGTTTGCGCTGAATGACTATCTGGCCGGTGTGGCACTGGATGAGCTAAGTTCACAGGCTTCTGTTGGCGGCATCAGTTTCTCTACCAGTGAAAATGACGGCGTTTCGTTTAGCGCCAGCGGTTTCACTCAGCGTCTGCCGAAGCTGATGGGCGAACTGCTGGACGGTTATGCCAGCTTTACACCAACCCAGCAGCAGCTGGAGCAGGCAAAATCCTGGTATCTTGAACGTCTGGACGCCGCCGAAAAAGGCAAAGCATTTGAAATGGCCATCCAGCCTGCGCAACTGTTGTCACAGCTGCCTTACACCCAGCGCAGTGAACGCCGTAAGCTCCTGCCCGGTATCACGCTGCAACAGTTACTCGACTACCGGAAAATGCTGCTGGAGCAATCCACTCCTGAGCTGTTAGTGGTCGGTAATATGACGCCGGATGCAGTACGTAAGCTGGCGGCTGACGTGAAGAGTCAGCTTAACTGCGAGGGCAGCGACTGGTGGCATAGCCAGCACGTGACGGTGGATAAAAAAGTGCTGGCTAATTTACAACAGCCTGGCAGCAGCACGGACTCCGCGCTGGCAGCGGTCTATATTCCGCTGGGGATCCCGGAATATCAGAGCATGGCCAGCAGTGCGATGTTGAGCCAGATTATTCAGCCATGGTTTTATAATCAGCTTCGTACAGAAGAGCAGCTCGGCTACGCGGTATTCTCCTTCCAGATGCCGGTTGGCCGTCAGTGGGGCATCGGTTTCCTGCTGCAAAGTAACGTGAAACAACCTGCCTATTTACTCAGCCGTTTTAACGCATTTTACCCAACGGCAGAAAAGCGCCTGCGTGAGATGAGCAAAGAGGATTTCGCCCAGTATCAGGCGGCGATGATCAACGAGCTGAAACAGCGCCCGCAAACGCTGGATGAAGAGGCCGGACGCTACAGTAAAGATTTTGACCGCGAAAATTATCATTTTGATACCCGCGAGAAGGTCATTACGCAGGTTCAGGCGCTGACGCCTGGCGCGCTGGCTGACTTCTTCCACCAGGCTGTTATTGCTCCGAGCGGGCTGGCGCTGCTGTCGCAGGTTTCTGGCAGCCATCACGGTAAGGCCGACTATGCTGCGCCGTCAGGCTGGAAAACCTGGAAAGATCTTTCCACCTTGCAGCAATCATTGCCGGTGAGCCAGGATCAGCCATGA
- the argA gene encoding amino-acid N-acetyltransferase has product MQRGFAVKERSTELVQGFRHTVPYINAHRGKTFVIMLGGEAIEHENFSSIVNDIGLLHSLGIRLVVVYGARPQIDASLSERHLEPLYHKHTRVTDAQSLELVKQAAGRLQLDITARLSMSLNNTPLQGAHINVVSGNFIIAQPLGVDDGVDYCHSGRIRRIDEEAIHRQLDSGAIVLMGPVAVSVTGESFNLTSEEVATQLAIKLKAEKMIGFCSEQGVTNSEGNIISELFPNEAQQRIEELESSDDYHSGTVRFLRGAVKACRSGVRRSHLISYQEDGALLQELFSRDGIGTQIVMESAEQIRRATINDIGGILELIRPLEQQGILVRRSREQLEMEIDKFTIVERDNLTIGCAALYPFPEEQIGEMACVAVHPDYRSSARGEALLERVALQARQMGLKKLFVLTTRSIHWFQERGFVPVDIELLPESKKQMYNYQRRSKVLMVDLREANAQTRQS; this is encoded by the coding sequence ATGCAGAGAGGGTTTGCCGTGAAGGAACGTAGTACCGAGCTGGTTCAGGGATTTCGCCATACTGTTCCCTATATCAATGCCCATCGTGGTAAAACGTTTGTCATTATGCTGGGTGGTGAAGCCATCGAGCATGAGAACTTCTCAAGCATCGTCAATGATATTGGCCTGCTGCACAGCCTCGGTATCCGCCTGGTGGTGGTGTACGGCGCACGCCCACAAATCGATGCAAGCCTCTCTGAACGCCATCTGGAACCTCTCTACCATAAACATACCCGCGTCACCGATGCGCAATCGCTGGAGCTGGTGAAGCAGGCGGCAGGTCGTTTGCAGCTGGATATTACCGCCCGACTGTCGATGAGCCTTAACAACACGCCGTTACAAGGCGCGCATATTAATGTGGTCAGCGGCAACTTTATCATTGCCCAGCCGCTGGGCGTGGATGACGGCGTGGACTACTGCCACAGCGGTCGTATCCGCCGCATCGACGAAGAAGCTATTCATCGCCAGCTGGACAGCGGTGCCATCGTGCTGATGGGGCCGGTAGCGGTCTCTGTCACCGGGGAAAGTTTTAATCTGACCTCTGAAGAGGTCGCCACTCAGCTGGCCATCAAGCTGAAAGCCGAAAAAATGATCGGCTTCTGCTCTGAGCAGGGCGTAACCAACAGCGAAGGTAATATTATTTCCGAACTGTTCCCTAATGAAGCACAGCAGCGGATAGAAGAGCTGGAAAGCAGCGATGACTATCACTCCGGCACGGTGCGTTTTCTGCGTGGTGCAGTAAAAGCCTGCCGCAGCGGCGTCCGCCGTAGTCACCTGATCAGCTATCAGGAAGATGGCGCTCTGTTACAGGAGCTGTTCTCCCGCGACGGTATCGGTACGCAGATTGTGATGGAGAGCGCCGAGCAGATCCGCCGCGCCACCATTAACGATATTGGCGGTATTCTGGAGCTGATCCGCCCGCTGGAGCAGCAGGGTATTCTGGTGCGGCGCTCACGAGAGCAGCTGGAGATGGAGATCGATAAATTTACCATCGTCGAACGCGATAACCTGACCATCGGCTGTGCGGCGCTCTATCCCTTCCCGGAAGAGCAGATCGGTGAGATGGCCTGCGTTGCGGTACATCCTGATTATCGTAGTTCAGCACGCGGTGAAGCACTGCTGGAGCGCGTGGCATTACAGGCGCGTCAGATGGGGCTGAAAAAGCTGTTTGTCCTGACCACCCGCAGTATTCACTGGTTCCAGGAGCGCGGTTTTGTTCCGGTGGATATCGAGCTGCTGCCGGAAAGCAAAAAACAGATGTATAACTATCAGCGCCGCTCGAAAGTGCTGATGGTGGATCTGCGCGAAGCAAACGCCCAAACGCGCCAGAGTTAA